One window of Vicinamibacteria bacterium genomic DNA carries:
- a CDS encoding divalent metal cation transporter → MYWISKTFHRLNRFQRRLFVFLAVLGPGIITMVADNDAGGISTYAVTGSKYGFSLLWVFFLLVPMAYYVQEMTVRLGAVTKRGHAEAIFEGFGPTWGWFSLADLAIVNWLTLVTEYIGMTAAMRLFGVPPWVTFLGVTLVLFLVVITGQYWTFERLTLFFCLFNLVYIPAAFWAMATPTAPGWGKVFEGLFAPHLLGGLSGEMLFIILANIGTTITPWQIFFQQSAVVDKGLDVHDVKYGKVDTFVGSLVTCVVAAFIIVATGAAFYYHHPPVVIEDAEQTAKALVPLLPTGEGELARRLFAIGLFDAGFLGALCISLSTSWAVGEVFGWAHSLNKGVKDAPWFYAIYLLMLLTSGAVVLIPGAPLITITMFVQVVAVTLLPSALVFLILILNDPSFMGKHVNTRWENIANWSIVVFVTFMSTLFAVSTLFPKWFGMSS, encoded by the coding sequence GTGTACTGGATCAGCAAGACCTTCCATCGCCTGAACCGCTTTCAGCGGCGTCTTTTTGTCTTCCTCGCCGTCCTCGGCCCCGGGATCATCACCATGGTCGCCGACAACGACGCGGGTGGAATCTCGACCTACGCCGTGACGGGATCGAAGTACGGCTTCAGCCTGCTCTGGGTGTTCTTCCTGCTCGTGCCCATGGCCTACTACGTCCAGGAGATGACGGTGCGGCTGGGTGCGGTGACCAAGCGGGGCCATGCCGAGGCCATCTTCGAGGGCTTCGGGCCGACGTGGGGCTGGTTCTCGCTGGCGGACCTGGCCATAGTCAACTGGCTGACCCTGGTCACCGAGTACATCGGCATGACCGCGGCCATGCGCCTGTTCGGCGTCCCCCCCTGGGTGACCTTCCTCGGGGTCACGCTCGTGCTCTTTCTGGTCGTGATTACGGGGCAGTATTGGACCTTTGAGCGGCTCACGCTCTTCTTCTGCCTTTTCAACCTCGTCTATATCCCGGCCGCCTTCTGGGCCATGGCCACCCCCACCGCCCCCGGGTGGGGGAAGGTCTTCGAGGGCCTTTTCGCGCCCCACTTGCTGGGCGGGTTGAGCGGGGAGATGCTCTTCATCATCCTCGCCAACATCGGGACGACGATCACCCCCTGGCAGATCTTCTTCCAGCAGAGCGCGGTAGTTGACAAGGGCCTCGACGTCCACGACGTGAAGTACGGGAAGGTGGACACGTTTGTCGGTTCGCTGGTGACCTGCGTCGTGGCGGCCTTCATCATCGTGGCCACGGGGGCCGCCTTCTACTACCACCACCCGCCGGTCGTGATCGAGGACGCGGAGCAAACGGCGAAGGCCCTGGTGCCCCTCCTGCCCACGGGGGAGGGCGAGCTGGCCCGGAGGCTGTTTGCCATCGGCCTCTTCGACGCGGGGTTTCTGGGCGCCCTCTGCATCTCGCTCTCCACCTCCTGGGCGGTGGGCGAGGTCTTTGGTTGGGCGCACTCCTTGAACAAGGGGGTGAAGGATGCCCCCTGGTTCTACGCCATCTACCTGCTGATGCTCCTCACCTCGGGGGCGGTGGTGCTGATCCCGGGCGCCCCCCTCATCACGATCACGATGTTCGTGCAGGTCGTGGCGGTGACGCTTCTGCCTTCGGCCCTCGTGTTCCTGATCCTGATCCTGAACGATCCCTCCTTCATGGGCAAACACGTCAACACCCGCTGGGAGAACATCGCCAACTGGTCGATAGTGGTCTTCGTCACCTTCATGTCGACGCTCTTTGCCGTGAGCACGCTGTTCCCGAAGTGGTTCGGGATGTCTTCCTAG
- a CDS encoding CBS domain-containing protein: MAATPREVPRGSDLPPTGGGVRFFFFSELIKRPVCAGKLGDRIGRLSDLVFALKDPYPEAAGIYLEFGWAVPTQFVPWERVSRIEDDAIFVEPPPPGGPYPPFVDQAGWIMLGKHLMGRTILDMDGRRIEVVNDMQLLEARGRLLLIHVDTSFNGFLRSWGLGKLDWIKGEFISWKYVQPLSVEDAVTTDKLELSVTRRQLKELPCEDLADALEQLSGQEQEALFSALDSEKAAETLAEAEPRAQRQLVARLRKERARAILGEMTVPQLAKLLSALPHDDAEELLAVLPPDIVRRLKGILSEEEVRAQELMDSDYVAFPAGAKVGSVLAEIRRSGRARNAVSYVYVVGNDGEPLLGVVDLRELVLARDEQTLGEIMSTPVVTAEAENVQDELAEMFAKYTYQMIPVVDAHDRILGVVRYNDIMKGASVPAKD; encoded by the coding sequence GTGGCCGCTACCCCCCGCGAGGTACCAAGAGGTTCCGACCTGCCCCCGACGGGGGGAGGGGTCCGGTTCTTCTTCTTCTCCGAGCTCATCAAGCGGCCGGTCTGTGCGGGGAAGCTCGGCGACCGCATCGGCCGCCTCAGCGATCTCGTCTTTGCCCTGAAGGATCCCTACCCGGAGGCGGCCGGGATCTACCTTGAGTTCGGGTGGGCCGTGCCCACCCAGTTTGTCCCTTGGGAGCGGGTTTCGCGCATCGAGGACGACGCGATCTTTGTAGAGCCTCCGCCCCCCGGTGGCCCCTATCCGCCCTTTGTGGACCAGGCCGGCTGGATCATGCTCGGGAAGCACCTCATGGGTCGCACTATCCTCGACATGGACGGGCGGCGCATCGAGGTCGTGAACGATATGCAGCTCCTGGAGGCCCGGGGCCGCCTCCTCCTGATCCACGTTGACACCTCCTTCAATGGGTTCCTCCGGAGCTGGGGGCTGGGCAAGCTCGACTGGATCAAGGGCGAGTTTATCTCCTGGAAGTACGTGCAGCCCCTCTCCGTGGAGGACGCCGTGACCACGGACAAGCTCGAGCTCTCCGTCACGCGTCGGCAGCTCAAGGAGCTGCCCTGTGAAGACTTGGCCGACGCTTTGGAGCAGCTCTCCGGGCAAGAGCAGGAGGCGTTGTTCTCCGCCCTGGACTCGGAGAAAGCCGCGGAGACCCTGGCCGAGGCCGAGCCCCGGGCCCAGCGGCAGCTGGTGGCCCGGCTCAGGAAAGAGCGGGCCCGGGCGATCCTGGGGGAGATGACGGTGCCCCAGCTGGCCAAGCTGCTCTCCGCCCTTCCCCATGACGATGCCGAGGAACTGCTGGCCGTGCTGCCCCCGGACATCGTGCGACGGCTGAAGGGCATCCTCTCCGAGGAGGAGGTCAGGGCCCAGGAGCTCATGGACTCCGACTACGTGGCCTTTCCCGCCGGAGCCAAGGTGGGGTCGGTGCTCGCGGAGATCCGGCGGTCGGGCCGCGCCCGCAATGCCGTCTCCTACGTCTACGTGGTGGGCAACGACGGGGAGCCGCTCCTGGGGGTGGTCGACCTCCGGGAGCTGGTGCTGGCGCGGGACGAGCAGACCCTGGGCGAGATCATGTCCACGCCCGTGGTAACTGCGGAGGCGGAAAACGTCCAGGACGAGTTGGCGGAGATGTTCGCCAAGTACACCTACCAGATGATTCCGGTCGTTGATGCCCACGACCGCATCCTAGGCGTCGTCCGCTACAACGACATCATGAAGGGGGCCTCCGTTCCGGCTAAGGATTAA
- a CDS encoding DUF1501 domain-containing protein, with protein MGITRRRFLGSSGATLVALGGSGLLPRMAAALGAEDTGGPASGRSLVVIQLAGGNDGLNTVVPYADPHYPKLRPTVALSESELLKLDERLGLHAALAPFRERFAQGTLAVVGGVGYPNPDRSHFLSTAVWQTARLDPYREPTGWLGRAIDFQPDPRHPREPAALEALGIGGGGLTPALYAPRTPVPSLLSLDAFSVQPDRRYPADAGALRTALGAMYGENGEPAGAGFVRQVGRSALRSSDELRAAVAGYSSMVTYPKSGLSDQLRLIAQLLTAKVGTRIFHVTLGGFDTHANQKPQQRNLLAQLAEGVSAFLEDLKAHGLDERVAVLTYSEFGRRVQENASAGTDHGAASSLFVVGAKVAGGLYGPAPDLSKLEGGDVPFAVDFRSVYASVLRDWFKIPAERILGPNFAGLQLFRA; from the coding sequence ATGGGCATCACACGCCGTCGCTTTTTGGGGAGCAGCGGGGCGACCCTCGTGGCCCTCGGCGGCTCGGGCCTCCTCCCCCGGATGGCCGCCGCCCTGGGAGCGGAGGACACAGGAGGCCCGGCTTCTGGCCGCTCCCTGGTCGTGATCCAGCTTGCGGGCGGCAATGATGGCCTCAACACCGTGGTCCCCTACGCCGATCCGCACTACCCCAAGCTCCGGCCCACCGTCGCCCTCTCGGAAAGCGAGCTCCTGAAGCTGGACGAGCGCCTTGGCCTCCACGCAGCCCTCGCTCCCTTCCGCGAGCGCTTTGCCCAGGGCACCCTGGCGGTGGTGGGGGGCGTCGGCTATCCCAACCCCGACCGCTCGCACTTCCTCTCCACCGCGGTCTGGCAGACGGCGCGGCTGGATCCCTACCGGGAGCCCACGGGCTGGCTCGGCCGGGCTATCGATTTCCAGCCCGACCCACGCCATCCCCGCGAACCCGCGGCCCTGGAGGCCCTCGGCATCGGGGGCGGTGGCCTCACCCCCGCCCTCTACGCCCCGCGCACCCCCGTTCCCTCGCTTCTCTCCCTCGATGCTTTCTCCGTGCAGCCCGACCGGCGATATCCGGCCGACGCGGGGGCGCTCCGCACCGCGCTCGGCGCCATGTACGGGGAGAACGGTGAGCCCGCGGGCGCCGGCTTCGTCCGCCAAGTCGGCCGCAGCGCCCTGCGCTCCTCCGACGAGCTGCGGGCGGCGGTGGCCGGTTACTCCTCGATGGTGACCTATCCCAAGAGCGGGCTCAGCGACCAGCTCCGGCTCATCGCCCAGCTCCTCACCGCGAAAGTGGGCACGCGCATCTTCCACGTGACCCTGGGGGGCTTTGACACCCACGCCAACCAGAAGCCCCAGCAGCGCAACCTACTGGCCCAGCTGGCAGAGGGTGTTTCCGCCTTCCTCGAGGACTTGAAGGCGCATGGCCTTGACGAGCGGGTCGCCGTCCTCACCTACTCTGAGTTCGGCCGGCGGGTGCAGGAGAACGCGAGCGCGGGCACCGACCATGGGGCGGCCAGCAGCCTCTTCGTGGTGGGCGCCAAGGTGGCGGGCGGCCTCTACGGGCCGGCGCCCGATCTGTCCAAGCTCGAGGGCGGTGACGTTCCCTTCGCGGTCGACTTCCGCTCCGTCTACGCGTCCGTGCTGCGCGACTGGTTCAAGATTCCCGCGGAGAGGATCCTCGGCCCGAACTTCGCCGGCCTGCAGCTCTTCCGGGCCTGA
- a CDS encoding DUF1800 domain-containing protein, whose translation MEPRIRMAHLLRRAGFGPAPGEVEARLNEGFEQTVHLLLEPGGVSDGLGEIDRQIGGLLDFNNIEDVRTWWIYRMIHSQCPLIEKMTFLWHGHFATAISKVGNPYLMYLQNQLFRERGLGSFGDLLQRVARDPAMLVWLDGSANRKAHPNENFAREVMELFTIGRGQYKEADVQEAARAFSGWNLRDDSFFFNASEHDVGPKTFLGHEGNLDGSDVLNILAEHPATAERVTSKLFSFFVYENPEPPTLAPFVQAWRSTRGNIREVLRAMFLSPVFSSERAFRAQVKSPAEFVIGAIRSLGGTITPRQVVSLMARMGQDLFNPPSVKGWDGGKAWISTSTLFERLNFAASITTARGPKGTSHIEPERVFEGVTPTTPRQIVDLAVGHLLDGVLSEPTRQALVAYVETPDPQRMKELGGKSPSITSDTRTMDEKLRGLIHLILSTPDFQLS comes from the coding sequence GTGGAACCACGCATACGGATGGCCCACCTGCTACGTCGGGCAGGATTCGGGCCCGCCCCGGGCGAAGTCGAGGCCCGGCTCAACGAAGGCTTCGAGCAGACGGTTCACCTGCTCCTCGAACCGGGGGGAGTCTCGGACGGCCTGGGCGAGATCGACCGCCAGATCGGCGGCCTCCTGGACTTCAACAACATTGAAGACGTCCGGACCTGGTGGATCTACCGCATGATCCACAGCCAGTGCCCGCTCATCGAAAAGATGACGTTCCTCTGGCACGGCCACTTTGCGACCGCGATCAGCAAGGTCGGCAACCCCTATCTGATGTACCTGCAGAACCAGCTCTTCCGCGAGCGGGGCCTCGGTTCCTTCGGGGATCTTCTGCAGCGGGTGGCTCGCGATCCGGCCATGCTCGTCTGGCTGGACGGCTCCGCCAACCGCAAGGCCCACCCCAACGAGAACTTCGCGCGGGAGGTGATGGAGCTCTTCACCATCGGTCGCGGCCAGTACAAGGAGGCGGACGTCCAGGAGGCGGCGCGGGCCTTCTCCGGATGGAACCTGCGCGACGACAGCTTCTTCTTTAATGCGAGCGAGCACGACGTCGGACCCAAGACCTTTCTCGGGCACGAGGGTAACCTCGACGGCTCGGATGTCCTGAACATCCTGGCCGAGCACCCCGCCACCGCCGAGCGCGTCACGAGTAAGCTCTTCTCCTTCTTCGTCTATGAGAACCCGGAGCCGCCGACCCTGGCCCCGTTCGTCCAGGCCTGGCGCTCTACCCGCGGGAACATCCGCGAGGTGCTCCGCGCCATGTTCCTCTCCCCCGTCTTCTCCTCCGAGCGGGCATTCCGGGCCCAGGTCAAGAGTCCGGCCGAGTTCGTGATCGGCGCCATCCGCAGCCTGGGTGGCACCATCACCCCCCGCCAAGTCGTCTCCCTCATGGCTCGCATGGGCCAGGACCTGTTCAACCCCCCGAGCGTCAAGGGCTGGGACGGGGGTAAGGCCTGGATCTCCACCTCGACCCTCTTCGAGCGCCTCAACTTCGCGGCTTCGATCACGACCGCGCGCGGCCCCAAGGGGACCAGCCACATCGAACCGGAGAGGGTCTTCGAGGGAGTCACCCCCACTACCCCCCGGCAGATCGTGGACCTGGCCGTGGGGCATCTCCTCGACGGGGTGCTCTCGGAACCCACCCGCCAGGCCCTGGTGGCCTACGTCGAGACACCGGACCCCCAGCGGATGAAGGAGCTGGGCGGCAAATCCCCGTCGATCACCTCCGACACCCGAACCATGGACGAGAAACTGCGGGGCCTCATCCACCTGATACTCTCCACCCCCGATTTCCAGTTGAGCTAG